Part of the Lolium rigidum isolate FL_2022 chromosome 6, APGP_CSIRO_Lrig_0.1, whole genome shotgun sequence genome, AAATCAACTGCAGAAGCAGAGTATAGAGGAATGGCGGTGTGTTTGTGTGAGATGTTATGGATGAAAGGCCTCCTATCAGAATTGAAGCTACTACAGAGAGGGCCATTGAATCTTTGGTGCGACAACAAGTCAGCAATAAACATTGCTAACAATCCCGTTCAGCATGACCGAACAAAGCATGTGGAAATAGATcgattcttcattaaagaacggcTTGACGAAGGAACCTTGAAGTTAAGCCATATAACCTCTAGAGAACAAATAGCGTATTGTCTAACCAAAGGATTACGTAGTAAGGAATGTTTGTTGGCATGTAACAAGATGGGAATGACAGATATCCATCGCCCATCTTGAGGCGGAGTGTTGGAATCTAAGATTAGTGTAATAGTACTCTAATAGAGTCTAGAATGCTCTAGGGGAATTGGAGATTAGTAGTCTCCTAGGAAAGTCTAGAATATTCCAGTAGTGTGCTAGAATCTAAGTTAGTTTATTAGCAAAGTCTAGAGTATTCTAGGGAGTGTTAGTATAGTAGTAGTGTCTAGACTATTCTAGTGTATGAGTTAACATGTAAGCCTAAATTGAGCTATATATATGAGAGGGTGTGGAGGTCCAAGGGACCAACCCATCCACAATTTCCCCAAAAGCCTACACTTCGCGTTGCAGAACGATGGAGGCCTTTGTCGTTCCAAGCTATACATAGCTAAGCAAAACGTCAAACCTACAAGCAACCGAGAACCAGGAGTTACAGGAAACAGCATCAGAACAATGGCTACAAAACTTTTGGACCCAAGTACTCAGTATTGACAACGATCAAGTAGCGCAACCACTTTCACAAAATGAGCCTTGTTCCAGGTCTCCTGGCTACTTATCCGCCTTCTTGGTGCTCTTTAACCTACATAGACACACGATTGCATCAATATTATGCCTGAAAATCAACAGCACAAGAAATGACTTGAATGATCGTTGTTGTCACCTCTTTCTTCCTTCACCGGGTGGTTGAGTTCTACAAACCCCACCAAAGCCTACTGTCATTTTGCTGTGCGCCCGCTGTATCAGGTGGATGAACGTTGATATCTTCTGAAAATGTTATTCCAGCAAATGACTCAACCTCCTGAACCTTACTAGGATCACTGACTTGTCCCATTTTCAACACATGGTCAACAGCATCATCAACAGCCCTGTGCAGATATTTCATTTTCTCCTCACACTGTATAGCGGCGATCAAGCCTGTATTGAACTTGGAGCATGTCTCGGAGCATAACTGATTGATGGCAGGTGGAAGGTATGTACGCGGCCCTTCTAGGACATGGCCATTGGCATTGAGGACTGCCTTTCGTGTAGCCAGTTTAGTCCACCTTTCCAGTAcataatgtgcaggtatttcattgATTTTTTCCCTCTTAAGGACAATGACGATGTGAGAACACGGAATTCCCACAGATTCAAACAATTTGCAGGAACATTCTGCGACTTTAGTACATCTGTTGTAGGTCACTTCTCTAATCTTGCCACTTCCATCGCTAATACTCGTGGTTCTTACTTCACCAGTTAGCTCTATATTTTGTACATCACACTCGTCCCTAGCAGAAATCACCTCAGCTTGAAACAGGTTAAATATTGCACGAGTATAGACATCCCTAGCATGCATTTCAATGCTCCAACTTGTCTCAAATACAGGGAGCGTATGGAGTGTGGTGTTATCATCCTCCAACTCTTTTAGACGTTGTTCCCCTAAATCAGTTTCCAATCTTATCCAAAGCTCTAGCATAGGGAGCCGTCGGTTGCTAATGTGACCAAAGAAAGTGCTCTCACCCTCAGGTCTCGATGCAATCTTAGATATTCCACTAAGGTACGTGCCTAGAAAGTACGCAGGTACCCATGATTGCCGAATCTCAAACCTACTAGTCAACCATGTGTTATTTTCTAGGCCAAAAATTGAAACTACTGAAGACCACTTTCTGTCAAACTCATCTGGAGTCTCCGACCTCTCCACACATGCTCTGAACTGACTCTGAAGATCCTCATTGCTGTTTTCAACGCAACCAACTTTCACTGGTAGCTCATTCAGGATATGCCACATACAGAGTCTATGTACAATATTCGGACATGCATCTCTAATTGCAGATTTCACGTATAGGTCCTCattggtaatgattagtttaggtGCAACCCCTCCCATTGCTTCCAGAAATGTTTTGAACAACCATGTGTATGACTCAATCTTCTCATTTGCAATAAATGCAGCACCAAATGTAACAGAAGAATTGTGGTGGTTCACTCCAGTGAAAGGGGCAAATACTAGGTCATCACGATTGGTACGGTATGTTGAATCAAAGAAAACTACATCCCCAAATAGTGCATAGTTCTTTCTAGAGGTACTATCCGCCCAGAAAATATGTGCCAGCTTGTTCTTGTCATCTATTTGGTAATCAAAGAAGAAAGATGGATCGATCCTTTGCTTACTTCTCATAGTATCAATAATTGTTTGTGCATCCGTATCTTCAACTATTACCTTGAACTCATGGTAGTTGCTTCGCAAATCTCGCTTCGTCGATGCATTTTGACGCCTCCTCCTCGTATCAACTTCTACATTTGATTTTAAGAATTGTTTCTTCCTTGGGGAGACCAGAAGATGTTTGTGTGCCTCAACAAACCGGGCGACCTCATACTTGCCGTCATCTCTTCTCTTGAACCCAATCATGGCCTCACAACCACACCTAGTAAGCTTGACATTCCTTTTAGGCTTCTTAACTTGACCATTTACAATAATATCTTTCTTTTTCCTCCAGCCTTCCCTTGCACAAACGAAACGCTTCCACACCGGTACACCACCTTCCCCTTTGTGCTGTGTGTATGTTCGAACCGAAAAACCCACCTCATGAGCATACTGTTCATAGAACGCCTTACCATCCTCCCAGCTATCAAATTCCATGCCAATTCTTGGTTGTGAACTTTCTGCGCACTTAACCTCATAAGTCGACTCCTAGACAAGCACAATAAGTTACGAGCTGTAAGGTACAACGTCGATGTTCAGGTAACAATAGGAAACACTTACACAAAATGCCAGGCTACTTGTTCTCTTTGGTGTAATGCAACAATCTCCATCCTGTGCGCCTTGCACTGTGACACCCTAGCAGAATGGTATGATGCAAAAACaagttgtcttttttttttctttgcgaggaagaaaagaagttaTCTGGTACAGGCACACATGGATGCAATGAACGAATGCACGGAAATTACCTTGAAAGTGCTGTTGGTGCCGGGGTCAAGTGCCAATGCCATTCTAGACCAACAGTATAAGCAAACCCTGCCCTTCACAATCTACCTGGTTTAGGTAAAGGAAATTATCAAAGATTACTTGCAGTTCCAAATAGGGCAATGCAACAGATAATAATATTTCCATAGcacttcaagttcaacaattgcATGGGAAAAGTGGATTATGCGGTACAATAGGGGCATTTGCAGAATACACTTGTTTCATTCATCTTCACTGTTGCAATTGAATTATTCTAAAAACAATGTTGCAATTGATTAGTCACTGACACTAGGTAAGCAGACGAAACTGGGACAACTGAATGTCCAATCGAAAGAACAAACCAAAACTAAACAGATCAACTTTATCAGGTACTGTATAATTCAACATGAATGGGCAAGACTCCACTGGCAATAACCAAGAGCTTCGGAAGAAACTGCGACCCACGATATCTGAAGAACATTGCTACCCAGTGTCCACCATACATTCGCATGGAAGAAGAAAATTCTTCAGGAAAACAAACCTGATCTTGTCGTTCTGCCCCAGCTGATCGGCAGATGGGCGACGAAGGCGTCCACCTTCCCCGAAGCTGCAAAACCGAGGCCGCCGCTCCCGATCCTCCGTCGCAATGGCGCCGCCGCGCACAAAGACTTCAAAGCGCACGCCAATTTCAGCTTCTAACCCTAGCTAAGCTTTCAACCTGAAGGACGACGGATTTGGGGGCGATGCACAGTTCACACGAATTTccgtttctgttttctttttcccgACTGGAAGGcagctcacttgatcattgtaaaTTCACAGGatgttatttgaagttttacaccTGGGTGGCCTTCCCTCAAAAAATTGTCTCTCTGAACTCTCAAGTCTGAACGTGCCTGCAATATTAAAGCTGGATTTTGTGGTAAAAGGAGTTAAAGCTCAAATATTTTAGCAGTGAATATTTGCTACCGCTCTCCGTAAAAGTATGTCataaatttatcaaaatttagatatatttagACATTTTTTAGCAAATAGATATATTTGAATTTAAATACGAGTAAATTTCTCACGTCTTTTTATGGACTGTGGACGAAGAGAATACTACATAAGGGCATCTTCAATGTGCCGACGCATTTCGAACGTCTGAAATATCCAgttgtgtccgtttgcgtcggcgcgCGGATGTCATGTGgtccagggcgaccgtttgcgtcgggtatCTCCAGCGGTATGGACACATTTTTTTAGCCGAGACAGCGTCAAGGTTGTTAATGGCGGTTAACGTCCCGTCGAGGCCTACCGCCAGCGATTACCGGTTCCCGCGtgacgacgatcgttcccgcgcttgcccaatacattggcaagtttcgccgatGTTttgcgcgcgcgggaaacgacctACGCGACAACGCCGTTTCCTGTCCcgacgtggctatatatggtggacaccggcgggcgtgacgggcacacctcaagctaaaccctagcatccatccatggccagCACAACCTTAGCTAGGATCAggttgttcagatgtgccgccaagcccacccggaggaggagtagCTAGTCGCCGATGCTTTTCTGgccgagcagctggacctggaggcagtggaggcggaggcggcagagcgtgcGCAAGGGCGTGAGCACCTCGCTGCGGGCAGGGCGGAAATCGCCGACGCCAAGGCCGAGCTCGCCGAGGCTAGGGTGGCGCTCGCCGAGGCGTGGGCGGTGATGGCGGCCCCTCCAGCGGCCCCACCcgcggacgccgtcatccacgacatcgccgacgACGACGTCGTCGTACCCGGCCGCTTCGACTGCGACGTCGACCAGTTCGTTCTGGTCGCGTCCTTCGTgaccctggctggggacgccctgcgccgtcaggcttgggcagcggaggaggaagcccacaactATGCGGTCGCGATGGCTCGGGGGTACATCTGCTCCGACCTAAATTCGcgtgggtcgagcaggagaatcgGGAGATGGCGGgcaccatcgccgccagggacgaagcggtggcagaggcggctagggacagggcccgcttccacGCCCAGCTGGCGGTGGACGCGGAGGCGGCCCAGGCAGAtgaggcggcggcccaggcggcgGTGGCACCGGCGGAGGCAGCAATGGCGGAGGCGGCCAAATCTATGGCCAAGAGAGTCCTCTGGGACTCCTCTCTCGCCGAGGCCCTCGAATGCCGCATGCGTTAGGACGAGATGTCCGATCACCGAAGTGTGCGGCGCGTGGAGTGcgtgaagcgctcccgcttcgacgacggcgttaGCCCCtctggcggccagtagtaggccgcgcgactgTGAGTAACCCATGCCatggtaggccgcgcgacggcgagtaggtatggccgttgtagttttaggttaactcgactcacCATCTCTGTAaaaatggtccttttggccaatcaatagtaacgaAGAAATATTTTGgttacctagtcactgccgacaGGGCACGGATGCAACCAACGCAGACACTTTCcacgaccgcgcagcgtccgtagagacgcaaacctggtgcATATTTGGGCCAAGTTTGCGTCGTCGCGgatggcccgatcactttgcgtcgccccgctggagcagggcccagacgtattttcggtcacggcggacgcaaacggtcgctcagcattcgtttgtgtcgccccgttgaagatgccctaagaaAGAGATATAAAGGAATATATCAAATGATCTTTTATTTCATTGCAACCGTGGGAGACCCACTTATATACAGGCTGAACATATGTGTTGAGGATACACCTTTTTCTCAACAgacacctccacctcctcggaggCATCCTCCCATACAATTGATCACATGTTTTATTTCTCAACACTCTCCGTTGATCAATTCGTCATATGTATATTGCAATCTAAAAACTACTTctaaaaaatcctatgggaaaaaTTGAGGAGAAATATTATAACGATATGTCACCGAaaatgtggtgacccagcgtaccactgcatggtgtagtatgatacgtctccgacgtatcgataatttattatgttccatgccacattattgatgatatctacatgttttatacacattatatgtcgtatttatgcattttccggcactaacctattaacgagatgccgaagagccgattctttgttttctgctgtttttggtttcgagaaatcctacaaaggaaatattctcggaattggacgaaatcaacgcccggggtcctatttttgcacgaagcttccggaagaccgaggggaaaggaagtggggccacgaggcgccgccacaacagggcggcgcggcccagccccggccgcgcggccccggcgtgtggggccctcgtgtggccccccgcgttgcccttccgcctacttaaagccttcgtcgcgaaacccccaggaccgagagccacgatacggaaaaccttactgagacgccgccgccgccaatcccatctcgggggattctggagatcgcctccggcaccctgccggagaggggaatcatctcccgaaggactcttcaccgccatggtcgcctccggagtgatgagtgagtagttcacccctggactatgggtccatagcagtagctagatggttgtcttctcctcatgtgcttcattgtcggatcttgtgagctgcctaacatgatcaagatcatctatccgtaattctatatgttgtgtttgtcgggatccgatggatagagaatactatgttatgttgattatcaatctattacctatgtgttgtttatgatcttgcatgctctccattattagtagaggctctggccaagtttttactcttaactccaagagggagtatttatgctcgatagtgggttcatgcctccattaaatctgggacattgaccgaaagttctaaggttgtggatgtgctgttgccactagggataaaacattgatgctatgtccgaggatgtagttattgattacattacgcaccatacttaatgcaattgtctgttgttttgcaacttaatactggaaggggttcggatgataaccttgaaggtggactttttaggcatagatgcatgcttggatagcggtctatgtactttgtcgtaatgcccaattaaatctcacaatattcgtcatatcatgtatgtgcattgttatgctctctttatttgtcaattgcccgactgtaatttgttcacccaacatgctatttatcttatgggagagacacctctagtgaactgtggaccccggtccattcttttacatcgaatacaatctactgcaatacttgttctttactgttttctgcaaacaatcatcatccacactatacatctaatcctttgttacagcaagccggtgagattgacaacctcactgtttcgttggggcaaagtactttggttgtgttgtgcaggttccacgttggcgccggaatctccggtgttgcgccgcactacatcccgccgccatcaaccttcaacgtgcttcttggctcctcctggttcgataaaccttggtttctttacgaaggaaaacttgccgctgtacgcatcacaccttcctcttggggttcccaacggacgcgtgctgtacgcgtatcaagcatattttctggcgccgttgccggggacctgaagaaaagttacaccacagagatttctaactcccacgtcaactgcacgccagcatagtacacaagtcgttgacataacacaagtgaaacaccgttccactcatattacatccctcagagtggtacaacagaaacatatgcgagtccaaggtatgtctatagaaggatacacaaactgtttacagaagatcaacacagcctcctactttacagtgaggtaaaacttcaaataaagttccagaagaacgactcgtagcctaacttattgctaactcaaactaaagagctacttggcttgctatagacatctagctacttaggtgctaggattagggaaatgttcccttctattactagtctaagtttccactctaactgatgcagaagttgactccattgacttctttgattggcttcttcatcttgttgcagttgactcctttgtcttcgagttccacggtagttcctccttcggtgcctccatagctaagcaggggatttaagagtgggatgagtacgagcgtactcaacaagttcatattaggaaataggtgtatcatgcactagctacagccatagaccaggaagtcgtaggcgaatgcaagttttcgtaaacatttcttcaaaaggtttattttattatgaaaactatgcccgtcagtcttcacaggttgaacatagcttcatggagttcctttcctgccgcgttcgtagttcccttcccggaacagggagtgactgccacaatttgataccctctgcagaggtgcgttacttttcccataagagaacttatccttgataccaaccgggtgtactttcccgtccacacttccttggtgtggggccaggtgtaagatccaagccaatcactgccttctccgcgaccttgcatacccacccttttgtccatccgtacacccccggtagacatctcccgatcatacggctttacccccggtgtactacggacaatccctcatagacggtagagcctctcatccacacggatggggattttaaaggatttcccaacctactgcaatGTTATCTCCAACAtccagccaggctctatcaagtccgttgatatgcaagagggaaaagatacagctgacttccccagagccattatagatcttatggttaacgcgatatgtacggcgctagaatcactgaacggcattggtacttagtcctagatgagtagtacccttgcaatggacccTCCacgaatcaacacataccatggttccatttcccaccacatagtcatattcataattgtaaaataatattttgattttcaatgcaagagtgataagtatagtactttgaatatagtttgataaaaataatcaaatgacatgagcaagcgatgaacttgcctttcttgactgcaagattatgcaggcaaaagcttcaatacgtgagaactccaaatgctgaaataccatcatcatccggtaaggacaatgtttaaagaattggcaaagatgctataatgcatagtatgggaTGCAAtcatcccgagcgtaacctaacctctatgatttaggatgtatgagttgtaaagatttctttagggtttgttgcacttttaggatggttctcaaacaaggttcttattagggtttggttaaattATCATAAATAAGTGatttaatgcatcataacaatcatacacacaaaagAATGATGGTTATATAACAAATCAAgaatagttgtcagttttaagttctacaaGACATGGTtggtgattacttatattatatttcaaaagaataacttttgaagaacaagttcattaagaaataataagtatttaaaATAAGAACTATGTGCTtcgatggtttgattgacatttgtacttcaaaagaataacttttgaagaataggttaaataagaataagaactactaaataggagctatggcttctagggtttactatttaagTCCTCTAGTtccctaataggaactagttggttcttaacttggaatgggtttatatgtaacAAGTTTagataggtttattactatggtttctcataACCATCAAATCAAAGGATGGTTCAAGATGATTTCAtaagttagctattagggtttactatggcttcacatttgctttactaagtaagcactaatggtttctaagctgcgtggtttattactttctaagtaggTTTTGTGGGATAGGAGCATGTTGTGTGCATTACTACATAAAAttggtgttagggttcatcactaggattctactagggtttgatgcttGAGGTTGGTCCTAAtgatatggtatataggagtggtgatcaatggtactaatccaattaacaagttagggtttgctcctaagtgacactagggaatcatataggttttaattaagaatagggacatgaaatggtaatctcatgtgacttggttttataggtataggtgaagcttatatgatcacatgggctaaacccttagggttttagaattgaaacaatttatgatgaacacataaaataatgggttcaaggtcttacttatattagaactagggtttctaaattatactCCCACTCTTAAACTACTAATTGGCAATAtaagtgtggtaactaattactttgaagcaatattaataatggtttgatattttattaatttccacaagaattaataattagagtaactcttatttaggttaattaaaactagggtttaacaattgtgattaggttttaaaataatttacttgttaactaaagatttttaagtaaacaagtttttgctttaccaaaataatattagcctttagtatttttcttattttattaTTAGTTAaagaaaagggatttctattttcgtgccctcgggtccttagttgtgctcagttttccctagctccttagtttttcctcagttttacccaagcctttgtctgaaaccatcacacgtgatgtaacggccggttgcccgacggttgaccgttatcttccgactagtggggccacgtagagcccgcaaagacacgtcggaccatccatatttgtttgaccgtaagcatcggtgtatccacgaccaaaacgcgcacgagtggggcttcggtatatcgaatgacaagtgggccatggcgctgatacaatgggcaatacacgggtaggaatagatttttaaacggagctctacggcgatggcacggaggaggtggcctgcggggtgccgagatgagatcgacgtccacaaagaactgcatgaggcgagaccagacacattagatagatatgaactagacgcgtttaaccatgcaaagaagagaagaaatggtcgacggcatcgatgactacctcaaaactttgactgaccgtgtccgacacgaacgcgggcaatgtagagaaaactagtgtctctcctttctggcgtgtatagatgggtgctagaagagtgtggtggcgaagggaaagacctcgcggtggtccgtggcgtccaggcatagcgggcggcgtggccgtgcccacagcggcgtgcatgcatgttcggcattggcatcaacatgtacgttcggcattggcctcggcggtatctctggtgtgtcagtgatcgaatgaggggacgggattgacggtgcatcctgacggtgacctagcagtggcggcgagcatagtcgttctgaccatgccgatattggcATTGGCATCGTTTggcggctgtggtgctcgaatcaaggtgggatttgttttttgtacgccaaaagtgatttgaaacaagtttcgtgttgaaggttaggtaacgaaagtttgtaactagggacccttgtaactaagcccaaaattatactagcgccatggtgaggttctttttgatagagctatacggttgggcaaacttttttgacactttttagatagggttccttgttgttacacgtatggcatcatgtatggcaaatttggggtcatttggagatgttcgaaaaaatcactttgcttaaacgcatgtcgTTTCGTCTCACTTTGAAAccaagcttttctaacaaggtgattttttctacattctctaaatgacctcaaatttcatacagctgatcttctatacatagatagatagattgtttcgtttttacatttttcgaactttttatttccctttataatccccaattgattttcagattttgtaacaagttatggcataatgtatggcatcattttcgccctaaatttcaaattttgtgaaactttcccttttagatattccttgttgttatatatatggcatcatgtatgccaaatttggttaggtctcactgaaaccagctttcgtaacaagttaggttttttcgaccttctcaaaagggatttttttctaccttctctaaatgacctcaaaaatcatacagacgatcttctatacaaagataggtagatttttttgcgtgaaaagtaatggatacaacaaatcggtgatggtttatcattttttcgtgaaaattaatggctacaacaaatcgctgatggtttatcatttttggcgtgaaaattaatggctacaacaaatcggtgatggtttatcattttggcgtgaaaattaatggctacaacaaatcggtgatggtttatcattttttgcgtgaaaatta contains:
- the LOC124660110 gene encoding protein FAR1-RELATED SEQUENCE 5-like isoform X3, encoding MEFDSWEDGKAFYEQYAHEVGFSVRTYTQHKGEGGVPVWKRFVCAREGWRKKKDIIVNGQVKKPKRNVKLTRCGCEAMIGFKRRDDGKYEVARFVEAHKHLLVSPRKKQFLKSNVEVDTRRRRQNASTKRDLRSNYHEFKVIVEDTDAQTIIDTMRSKQRIDPSFFFDYQIDDKNKLAHIFWADSTSRKNYALFGDVVFFDSTYRTNRDDLVFAPFTGVNHHNSSVTFGAAFIANEKIESYTWLFKTFLEAMGGVAPKLIITNEDLYVKSAIRDACPNIVHRLCMWHILNELPVKVGCVENSNEDLQSQFRACVERSETPDEFDRKWSSVVSIFGLENNTWLTSRFEIRQSWVPAYFLGTYLSGISKIASRPEGESTFFGHISNRRLPMLELWIRLETDLGEQRLKELEDDNTTLHTLPVFETSWSIEMHARDVYTRAIFNLFQAEVISARDECDVQNIELTGEVRTTSISDGSGKIREVTYNRCTKVAECSCKLFESVGIPCSHIVIVLKREKINEIPAHYVLERWTKLATRKAVLNANGHVLEGPRTYLPPAINQLCSETCSKFNTGLIAAIQCEEKMKYLHRAVDDAVDHVLKMGQVSDPSKVQEVESFAGITFSEDINVHPPDTAGAQQNDSRLWWGL
- the LOC124660110 gene encoding protein FAR1-RELATED SEQUENCE 5-like isoform X1 yields the protein MALALDPGTNSTFKGVTVQGAQDGDCCITPKRTSSLAFCESTYEVKCAESSQPRIGMEFDSWEDGKAFYEQYAHEVGFSVRTYTQHKGEGGVPVWKRFVCAREGWRKKKDIIVNGQVKKPKRNVKLTRCGCEAMIGFKRRDDGKYEVARFVEAHKHLLVSPRKKQFLKSNVEVDTRRRRQNASTKRDLRSNYHEFKVIVEDTDAQTIIDTMRSKQRIDPSFFFDYQIDDKNKLAHIFWADSTSRKNYALFGDVVFFDSTYRTNRDDLVFAPFTGVNHHNSSVTFGAAFIANEKIESYTWLFKTFLEAMGGVAPKLIITNEDLYVKSAIRDACPNIVHRLCMWHILNELPVKVGCVENSNEDLQSQFRACVERSETPDEFDRKWSSVVSIFGLENNTWLTSRFEIRQSWVPAYFLGTYLSGISKIASRPEGESTFFGHISNRRLPMLELWIRLETDLGEQRLKELEDDNTTLHTLPVFETSWSIEMHARDVYTRAIFNLFQAEVISARDECDVQNIELTGEVRTTSISDGSGKIREVTYNRCTKVAECSCKLFESVGIPCSHIVIVLKREKINEIPAHYVLERWTKLATRKAVLNANGHVLEGPRTYLPPAINQLCSETCSKFNTGLIAAIQCEEKMKYLHRAVDDAVDHVLKMGQVSDPSKVQEVESFAGITFSEDINVHPPDTAGAQQNDSRLWWGL
- the LOC124660110 gene encoding protein FAR1-RELATED SEQUENCE 5-like isoform X2, with amino-acid sequence MALALDPGTNSTFKGVTVQGAQDGDCCITPKRTSSLAFCSTYEVKCAESSQPRIGMEFDSWEDGKAFYEQYAHEVGFSVRTYTQHKGEGGVPVWKRFVCAREGWRKKKDIIVNGQVKKPKRNVKLTRCGCEAMIGFKRRDDGKYEVARFVEAHKHLLVSPRKKQFLKSNVEVDTRRRRQNASTKRDLRSNYHEFKVIVEDTDAQTIIDTMRSKQRIDPSFFFDYQIDDKNKLAHIFWADSTSRKNYALFGDVVFFDSTYRTNRDDLVFAPFTGVNHHNSSVTFGAAFIANEKIESYTWLFKTFLEAMGGVAPKLIITNEDLYVKSAIRDACPNIVHRLCMWHILNELPVKVGCVENSNEDLQSQFRACVERSETPDEFDRKWSSVVSIFGLENNTWLTSRFEIRQSWVPAYFLGTYLSGISKIASRPEGESTFFGHISNRRLPMLELWIRLETDLGEQRLKELEDDNTTLHTLPVFETSWSIEMHARDVYTRAIFNLFQAEVISARDECDVQNIELTGEVRTTSISDGSGKIREVTYNRCTKVAECSCKLFESVGIPCSHIVIVLKREKINEIPAHYVLERWTKLATRKAVLNANGHVLEGPRTYLPPAINQLCSETCSKFNTGLIAAIQCEEKMKYLHRAVDDAVDHVLKMGQVSDPSKVQEVESFAGITFSEDINVHPPDTAGAQQNDSRLWWGL